A genomic stretch from Canis lupus familiaris isolate Mischka breed German Shepherd chromosome 15, alternate assembly UU_Cfam_GSD_1.0, whole genome shotgun sequence includes:
- the GPX7 gene encoding glutathione peroxidase 7 isoform X2, with product MVALVAAWLLLWAAACAPREQDFYAFQAVNIRGKLVSLEKYRGSVSLVVNVASACGFTDGHYRSLQQLQRDLGPRHFTVLAFPCNQFGQQEPDGDREIESFARRTYGVSFPMFSKVAVTGTGAHPAFKYLTQTSGKEPTWNFWKYLVAPDGKVVGAWDPTVSVEDIRPQITALVRKLILKKREDL from the exons ATGGTGGCCCTGGTGGCGGCGTGGCTGCTCCTGTGGGCTGCGGCCTGCGCGCCCCGGGAGCAGGACTTCTACGCCTTCCAGGCGGTCAACATCCGGGGCAAGCTGGTGTCGCTGGAGAAATACCGCGGCTCG GTGTCGCTGGTGGTGAACGTGGCCAGCGCGTGCGGCTTCACTGACGGCCACTACCGGAGCCTGCAGCAGCTGCAGAGGGACCTGGGGCCCCGGCACTTCACGGTGCTCGCCTTCCCCTGCAACCAGTTCGGCCAGCAGGAGCCTGACGGCGACCGTGAGATCGAGAGCTTCGCCCGCCGCACCTACGGCGTTTCCTTCCCCATGTTCAGCAAGGTCGCGGTCACGGGCACCGGGGCGCACCCGGCCTTCAAGTACCTGACCC aGACTTCTGGGAAGGAGCCCACCTGGAACTTCTGGAAATACCTAGTGGCCCCAGATGGAAAGGTAGTAGGGGCTTGGGACCCAACTGTGTCGGTGGAAGATATCAGGCCCCAGATCACAGCACTTGTGAGGAAGCTCATCTTGAAGAAGCGAGAAGACTTATAA
- the GPX7 gene encoding glutathione peroxidase 7 isoform X1, with the protein MVALVAAWLLLWAAACAPREQDFYAFQAVNIRGKLVSLEKYRGSAGAQLREDSQGKWAWVSLVVNVASACGFTDGHYRSLQQLQRDLGPRHFTVLAFPCNQFGQQEPDGDREIESFARRTYGVSFPMFSKVAVTGTGAHPAFKYLTQTSGKEPTWNFWKYLVAPDGKVVGAWDPTVSVEDIRPQITALVRKLILKKREDL; encoded by the exons ATGGTGGCCCTGGTGGCGGCGTGGCTGCTCCTGTGGGCTGCGGCCTGCGCGCCCCGGGAGCAGGACTTCTACGCCTTCCAGGCGGTCAACATCCGGGGCAAGCTGGTGTCGCTGGAGAAATACCGCGGCTCG GCGGGAGCTCAGCTCAGAGAGGACTCACAGGGAAAATGGGCCTGG GTGTCGCTGGTGGTGAACGTGGCCAGCGCGTGCGGCTTCACTGACGGCCACTACCGGAGCCTGCAGCAGCTGCAGAGGGACCTGGGGCCCCGGCACTTCACGGTGCTCGCCTTCCCCTGCAACCAGTTCGGCCAGCAGGAGCCTGACGGCGACCGTGAGATCGAGAGCTTCGCCCGCCGCACCTACGGCGTTTCCTTCCCCATGTTCAGCAAGGTCGCGGTCACGGGCACCGGGGCGCACCCGGCCTTCAAGTACCTGACCC aGACTTCTGGGAAGGAGCCCACCTGGAACTTCTGGAAATACCTAGTGGCCCCAGATGGAAAGGTAGTAGGGGCTTGGGACCCAACTGTGTCGGTGGAAGATATCAGGCCCCAGATCACAGCACTTGTGAGGAAGCTCATCTTGAAGAAGCGAGAAGACTTATAA